The Synchiropus splendidus isolate RoL2022-P1 chromosome 8, RoL_Sspl_1.0, whole genome shotgun sequence nucleotide sequence TATGGTATAATGTAGGGCAAAAAataatatagtatagtatagtatagtatagtattaaTAATCATAGTGTaaaatacagtacagtacatgGGTATGGTTaaaagtacagtacagtattaAAAAGTATTAGTTAAAGTTGTGAAAAATATAGTGTAATGAGTGCACAAAATAACACAGTATGTAGTGTGACATGTTTAACAGTATATGGTATAATGTAGggcaaaaaataatataatatagtatagtatagtatagtattaaTAATCATAGTGTAAAATACAGTACAGTTCATGGGTATGGTAaaaagtacagtacagtattaAAAAGTATTAGTTAAAGTTGTGAAAAATATAGTGTAATGAGTGCACAAAATAACACAGTATGTAGTGTAACATGTGTAACAGTATATGGTATAATGTACAGCAAAAattgtatagtatagtatagtatagtacagtacagtatagtacagtacagtatatccAGGCAGAGCTTTTAGAAAAGTAGAACGCAGTTTTGCCTGAGCCATTGTTTGATAACTGCAAGGCTGCACTCCATCCTGGAAAGTGAAAGCGTCGTCGAGCAGAGCAACCCGTGCACTGACGATGAACCAGTCCTCCCATGAAAAGCTGGAGTCGCAGCCAGATGCGGCCCTCGGACCCGTGGGCGGTCTCTGCGGCTGGTGGGCGTGGCCTGCCTCAGGTTTTAAATCTACACGTGGTCTGGTTCCGTGGGCTCGTTTCACTCCGCATGCAGCACCAGCAGAAAGTTCTGCGAGCCGATGCCAGCTGGTGAGCCGGGTGTAGCGCTGCTGGGGGCAGAAGGAGACGCGAGAAGCCGAGACTAAGCGGACAAGATGCCGTCGCACCCGTTCGGCCAGTTCTCGGAGCTGGAAGAGATGATGTGCAAGGTGAGGGCAAGTTGAGGGAAAAGTTTGTTAGCCGCGTTAGCTTAGCATCGCGCTGTGGCCACTTTTCCTCGGTTTCTGGCCGCACGTGGCTCTGTTTGTTGCGGTGTGGAGACACGTTTGTCAACGCACTGCTGCTTTTACACCCAAAAGTCAGTGGTTATTCACGCATGTGGCGTTTCATTGAACCGACGAGCGACAGTTGAACCGCCGCGTTGATAACGCTCGGAAGTGGCTGCTCGTGTGTCGCATTAAAAGCGAGGGCCATGTATGTGCACAACCGAGTAACGCGCCAATGTTTGCGGTCAAGACTTCTCATTCGAATCCCTACAGAACAGTTGTTTTCTCGCGAGTTGCTGGCAAACGAGGCACAGCAGGAACTAACTTTGAAACTTTTACATGGATGCGTTTCGTGTGATACGACCAACAAGTGGCAGTGatgtgaactgaactgaactggtcTTGACGCGACGCttggcttttgtttttcaattaaacCAGACACTTCGTTTCCCCTTTTTCACCCCACGGTTTGGTTTCGTTTTTCTGTGGCCTCCTTTGTCTTGTTGGAGCAGTTGAACGTTCATTATTGTAGCTCATACACatgtgaactgaactgaactgggagcggatttttttgtttctccccACATGTTCTTAAATAAAGCTTCGCGGTCGACAACATCCGGGTCTTCGTCTGTGTACCCGCGATAACCATCACACCTGACGCTCAACGAACACTCGACTTTGTTTGTGAATTCAAATGCAGTTGAGGCTCTTTTAGGATCTTAGTTTCATGGGTTTTTCTGGTCGTTAtgaggtcttttttttcttcaaaccaCCTCATGTTTGTGCAACAGGTGGTTGGTGTCCTGACAGAAATGTATTTTCCGCTGTAATGTTTAGAACTGTTTATCATTCACTTCGAGACACGTTTCTGTGCTCCTCCTTCTGACTGGAGTGGTTTGTGTTTCTTTCCTTCCACAGCAGTTATTGAACCTGGACTTCAGGGAGCAGAACCAGCCTTCACCCCTGAGTCCCAGAATGAGGACCCCGGGCTACGTGGGTCAAGCGCCGAGATGCAACTCCCTGTTTTCCCTGGACTCCCTCTCCAGCCTCCCCTCCGAGTCCTCAGACAACGTGTTCATGAGCGGCGCCCAGTGGGGGCAGCAGGCGGAGTCCGACGCCACTCAGTGGGGCAAGCGAGGCTTCTGGTCTCAGCGCTCCGTCAGCATGGTGGAGACGGGCAGCGGCGGCGGGGGCACCACTCAGGCCGGTCAGTGCTGGCCGGGGTCGGACTCCAAGTGCTCACTCGGCGACATCAGTCCAGCTGCGCTCACTTCTGGCTCGTCCTCTTcgacctcctcctcatcctcacggTACAAGACTGAGCTGTGCCGCTCATTCACGGAGAACGGCTTGTGCAAGTACGGTGGCAAGTGTCAGTTCGCTCACGGGATGGATGAACTCCGGGACCTCAGCAGGCATCCGAAatataaaactgagccctgtcGCACTTTCCACACCATCGGCTTCTGTCCCTACGGGATCCGCTGCCACTTCGTCCACAACaacgaggaggagaggaagcacgCCTCCGCGGGAGCCGCCCCCCCGCCACTGGCCGCCGCACGCTCGGGCAGACCTCCTCTCCTCAGGCAGAGCTTCAGCTTTGCTGGCTTCCCATCTGCTCCTCAGCGTGGCCTtgccgctcctcctcctgccaccTTCTCGCAGGCCACTTCTGGCACCAGTTCTCCATGTGCTGACATCACTGACCTCCTCTCAAAGGTCTTCCTGGAGATGGACTCGGCGTTCGAGGCCTCGCCTGTTCATCCCTACCCTCCGGTCACTGCCAGCGACTCACCATTCCTGCCTTCTCCAGACTCTGGCTGCTCGCCGCGCGGCCCGTCGCCGTCCAGGCAGAGCCCGGGCAGCGGCGGAGGCAGCATCTTCCCAGCAGCGCTCGGCGCTCGCTCCCTGTCCACCACCTCCTTGTCCGATCAGGACCATCATGACGGGAGCAGCTCCACCGGCTCGCTCAGCGGCTCCGAGTCCTGCAGCGAAGCAAAGCGCCTGGCCGTGTTCAGCCAACTCTCTGTCCCGGAAGATGTGGGCGGGGTCAACCTCTAAGCCGGACCTGATGGGAAGCCTGTTGCCTGCACACTTTGGATTTCTCACCGTTCAAAAAGACGTTCTCGAGTTCACCGACTTAGATCTAAGCAGTTCTGTTTTCAGTGAGGGGTCTCGCCCGAATGTGTTCAACCAAAAACGCAACACAAGTCGCACCAGCATCGCCCAGATGACTATGTGATCAAGCCAAAGACAGTCAACGCTTCAAAGTGaccttttgttgtgtgtgtgtgttggggggggggggtgcgtGACCCCCGCACCAAGTGTTCTCAGTATTGTTGATAAGCTAGTTCCTTCTCAACTGTTCACGCTAGTGTTGGAcgccattgttgttgtttttaacaaGTGAAGTACCTGTGATCCTGACAGGACATGTTTCCGGAGACGACCGTTTGCTCCGTGTTGAGCTTCTCCATGTGCATTAAATCCCAAGCCACCACTAGTGCAGTGGCCCTCACTAGGATACTTGAAGGAGAAGGATTTAACTCTCGTCCTCGTGCGTTTGGTGACCCGGAAGCGCCTCTTTGTTCTCTCCATTGGAACCTGGTTTCCATGTCTAAGATGACATTCCAGTTCTGCCCAGGTCGGCACTCTTCTCTGCTCCACGTCTCACACAAGTGCGGCCGTGACTGGCGCGTGCCAAATCTGGAGTCCTCTGAATTTGTAGCTTCGCCGTTGACTGTTAGGAGGTCTGTTACAGTAGGTGTAGGTTTTCTACGTGATGTGTTTTAGCCGT carries:
- the zgc:114130 gene encoding mRNA decay activator protein ZFP36L1 isoform X1: MPSHPFGQFSELEEMMCKQLLNLDFREQNQPSPLSPRMRTPGYVGQAPRCNSLFSLDSLSSLPSESSDNVFMSGAQWGQQAESDATQWGKRGFWSQRSVSMVETGSGGGGTTQAGQCWPGSDSKCSLGDISPAALTSGSSSSTSSSSSRYKTELCRSFTENGLCKYGGKCQFAHGMDELRDLSRHPKYKTEPCRTFHTIGFCPYGIRCHFVHNNEEERKHASAGAAPPPLAAARSGRPPLLRQSFSFAGFPSAPQRGLAAPPPATFSQATSGTSSPCADITDLLSKVFLEMDSAFEASPVHPYPPVTASDSPFLPSPDSGCSPRGPSPSRQSPGSGGGSIFPAALGARSLSTTSLSDQDHHDGSSSTGSLSGSESCSEAKRLAVFSQLSVPEDVGGVNL
- the zgc:114130 gene encoding mRNA decay activator protein ZFP36L1 isoform X2, with the protein product MPSHPFGQFSELEEMMCKLLNLDFREQNQPSPLSPRMRTPGYVGQAPRCNSLFSLDSLSSLPSESSDNVFMSGAQWGQQAESDATQWGKRGFWSQRSVSMVETGSGGGGTTQAGQCWPGSDSKCSLGDISPAALTSGSSSSTSSSSSRYKTELCRSFTENGLCKYGGKCQFAHGMDELRDLSRHPKYKTEPCRTFHTIGFCPYGIRCHFVHNNEEERKHASAGAAPPPLAAARSGRPPLLRQSFSFAGFPSAPQRGLAAPPPATFSQATSGTSSPCADITDLLSKVFLEMDSAFEASPVHPYPPVTASDSPFLPSPDSGCSPRGPSPSRQSPGSGGGSIFPAALGARSLSTTSLSDQDHHDGSSSTGSLSGSESCSEAKRLAVFSQLSVPEDVGGVNL